The stretch of DNA CTGAAGGAGCCGTTCGGCATCGACCGGCACGAGCTGTTCATCAACGCCAGTATCGGCATCAGCCTGTTCCCCAGCGACGCGCTGAGTGCCGACCAACTGTTGCGCAATGCCGACGCCGCGCTGTTCAAGGCCAAGAGCAGCGGGCGCAACGGTTATGCGTTGTACACCGAAGAACTGACCGCCCATGCGCAGCAACGGGTCGAGATCGCTTTCGAACTGCGACGCGCGCTGGAGCAGCAGGAACTGCGCGTCTATTACCAGCCGGTTCACGATCTGAGTACCCGTCGCCTGATCGGTGTCGAAGCGCTGGTGCGCTGGCAGCATCCGCAGCGGGGGCTGGTGTCGCCGGCGGAATTCATTCCGATTGCCGAGCGCACCGGGCTGATTGCCGAAATCGACGCCTGGGTCATGCGCCAGGCGTGTTCGCAGATGTGCCGATGGCAGCAGGCCGGGATTGTCCTGTCGTTCGTCGCGGTGAACGTCTCGTCGCGGCTGTTTGCCCGGCGCGAGCTGTATCAGCAGGTGGCGCAGGTGCTGCACGAGACCGGGCTGGATCCGGCCTGTCTGGAGCTGGAAGTCACCGAAAGTGCGGTGATGGACGACCCGGAAGTGGCGCTTGAGCAAATGCATCGGTTGCGCGAGTTGGGCATTCGCCTGGCCATCGACGATTTTGGCACCGGCTATTCATCACTCTTGCGGCTCAAGCGCCTGCCGGTGCAGAAGCTCAAGATCGATCAGGGTTTTGTCGCCGGGCTGCCGTCTGACGAGGACGATGTGGCGATCGTTCGCGTGATCATCGCGCTGGCCCGCAGCATGGGCATGCAGGTGCACGCCGAAGGCATCGAGCAGGCCGAGCAGGCGGCGTTTCTGCTGGATCAGGAATGTGATCTGGGCCAGGGCTACTGGTTTGGGCGGCCGGTGCCGGCGGGGGATATTGATTGGGCGAAGGCTCCTGTTATCGGCTGAATCCAGTATCTGTGGTGAGTACAAAACCTGTGGCGAGGGGATTTATCCCCATTGGGTTGCGAATCGACTCTGAAAATTTTGGGACTGCTGCGCAGTCCAGCGGGGATAAATCCCCTCACCACAGGGTTATCTGTCGGTCCCGAATCTGCGCAAACCCTTGCCCCGCCAGATAATGTTTTCTAGTTATATAAACATTCTTAAATAGTCTTTTTAAGAATATCTGCGCCTCTCTTATATTGCTCCCACGCCGAACGCAGTGCCGCCCACTGCCAGGCATATCCCATTCAAAGGAGCAGCACCATGAGCGCATCCCTTCGCAGCGTTGACGGTCAGGACGAAACCACCATCTTGCGTGAAATCCAGAGCGCCCTGCGCGATCTGCGTTTCGGCGCGGTGGAGATCACTGTGCACAACGCCCAGGTCGTACAGATCGAACGCAAAGAGAAATTCCGTTTGCAGCAGCCGGGCAACAAACCGAGCTGAAAAAGATCGCAGCCTGCGCCAGCTTCTGCAGGGGGGCTGTGCGCAAGAGCTGTCGCAGGCGGCGATCTTTGAATGAGCAACCCGACTCCAGCAACACATAAGAAAAAGCCACCACCCAGAATTCCAGGAGCTTTCACCATGTCGTCGATTCGCCGTTACGCTTTGGCCGCCCTGGCCAGTGCTGTGTTTGCCGGTTCCGCGGTTGCCAAGGATTACGAACTGCTCAACGTGTCGTATGACCCGACCCGTGAGCTGTATCAGGACTACAACGCCGAATTCATCAAGTTCTGGCAGCAGGACCATGCCGGCGATACCGTGAAAATCCAGCAGTCCCACGGCGGTTCGGGCAAGCAGGGTCGCGCGGTAATCGACGGTCTGCGGGCCGACGTCGTGACGCTGGCGCTGGCCGGCGACATCGACGAAATCGCCAAACTCGGCAAGACCCTGCCGGCCGACTGGCAGAAGCGTCTGCCGGACGCCAGCACCCCATACACCTCGACCATCGTGTTCCTGGTGCGCAAGGGCAACCCGAAAGGCATCAAGGACTGGGGTGACCTGGTCAAGAACGACGTCTCGGTGATCACCCCGAACCCGAAAACATCCGGTGGTGCGCGCTGGAACTTCCTCGCCGCGTGGGCCTATGGCCTGAAAGCCAACGGCGGCAGCGAAGAAAAAGCCAAAGAGTACGTACAGACCCTGTTCAAGCACGTTCCGGTACTGGACACCGGTGCCCGTGGCTCGACCATCACCTTCGTCAACAACGGTCAGGGTGACGTGTTGCTGGCCTGGGAAAACGAAGCGTTCCTGGCGCTGAAAGAAGAAGGCGGCGCCGACAAGTTCGACATCGTTGTGCCGTCGCTGTCGATCCTCGCCGAACCGCCAGTGGCTGTGGTCGACAAGAATGCCGAGAAGAAGGGCAACGAGCAGATCGCCGAAGCCTATCTGAAGCACCTGTATAGCCCGGCCGGTCAGGAGATCGCCGCGAAGAACTTCTACCGCCCGCGTGACAAGGACGTGGCGGCGAAGTACGCCCAGCAGTTCCCGAAACTGGAACTGGTGACCATCGACAAGGACTTCGGCGGCTGGAAATCCGCGCAGCCGAAATTCTTCAACGACGGTGGCGTGTTCGACCAGATCTATCAGGCGCAGTAATCTCAAATGAAACGAGCCTGATGTTCAGGCACAAAACATGTGGGAGCGGGCTTGCTCGCGAAGACGGTGTGTCAGACGGCATAAATGTTGAATGATAGGGCCCATTCGCGAGCAAGCCCGCTCCCACATTGATGCGTTTTTAACCAGGGACTTTTATGTCGCGTCGTATCTCCCCCGTCATACCCGGCTTCGGGCTGACGCTGGGTTACACCTTGGTGTACCTCAGCCTGATTGTGCTCATCCCGCTGGCGGCGATGTTCGTCCACGCCGCCCAACTCACCTGGGATCAGTTCTGGACGATCATCTCCGCCCCGCGCGTGCTGGCCGCTCTGAAGCTGAGTTTCGGCACCGCACTGTGTGCGGCAATCATCAACGGCATCATCGGTACGCTGCTGGCCTGGGTGCTGGTGCGCTACACCTTCCCCGGGCGCAAGGTGATCGACGCGATGATCGATCTGCCGTTCGCCCTGCCGACGGCCGTGGCCGGTATTGCGCTGACCGCGCTGTACACCCCGACCGGCCTGGTCGGGCAGTTCGCCGCCGACCTCGGTTTCAAAATCGCCTACACCCCGTTGGGCATCACCCTGGCGCTGACTTTCGTCACGCTGCCGTTCGTGGTGCGCACGGTGCAGCCGGTACTGGCCGACATCCCGCGTGAAGTCGAAGAAGCCGCCGCCTGCCTCGGGGCGAAGCCACTGCAGGTGTTCCGCCACATCCTGCTGCCAGCGCTGCTGCCCGCCTGGCTGACCGGTTTTGCCCTGGCGTTCGCGCGGGGTGTCGGCGAGTACGGTTCGGTGATTTTCATTGCCGGCAACATGCCGATGAAAACCGAGATCCTGCCGCTGCTGATCATGGTCAAGCTCGACCAATACGATTACACCGGCGCCACTTCCATCGGCGTGCTGATGCTGGTGGTTTCCTTCGTTCTGTTGCTGCTGATCAACTTGCTGCAGCGGCGCATCGAAACCCCATAAGGAGGCGCGAACCATGTCCCAATCGTCTATTGCGGCCGCGTCCTCGGCCAACGCTGCGCGCCGTGGCAGTGCCACTTCGCGCAGAGTCCTGATCGGTCTTGGCTGGCTGATCTTTTTCCTGTTTCTGCTGCTGCCGCTGTTCATCGTGGTGTCGCAGGGTTTGAAAAACGGCCTCGGTGCGTTCTTCACCGCGATCTTTGAGCCGGATGCGCTGTCGGCGCTGAAACTCACCGTGTTTGCCGTGCTGATTTCGGTGCCGCTGAACCTGGTGTTCGGGGTCAGCGCCGCGTGGTGCGTGAGCAAATATTCGTTCCGCGGCAAGAGCATGCTGGTAACGCTGATCGACCTGCCGTTCTCGGTATCGCCGGTGATCGCAGGTCTGGTCTACGTGCTGATGTTCGGTGCCCAGGGCCTGTTCGGGCCGTGGCTGCAGGATCACGACATCCAGATCGTTTTCGCCCTGCCTGGCATTGTGCTGGCGACGATCTTCGTCACCGTGCCGTTCGTGGCGCGCGAACTGATCCCGCTGATGCAGGAGCAAGGTACGCAGGAAGAGGAAGCCGCGCGTCTGCTCGGCGCCAACGGCTGGCAGATGTTCTGGCACGTCACCGTCCCCAACATCAAGTGGGGCCTGATCTATGGCGTGGTGCTGTGCACCGCGCGGGCCATGGGTGAGTTTGGTGCGGTGTCGGTGGTCTCCGGGCACATTCGCGGGGTGACCAACACCTTGCCGCTGCACGTCGAGATCCTCTACAACGAATACAACCACGTGGCCGCGTTCGCCGTGGCGAGCCTGTTGCTGATCCTGGCGCTCTTCATCCTGCTGCTCAAGCAGTGGAGCGAAAACCGTATCAACCGCCTGCGCGCCAGCGCCGCGGAGGAATAATTCATGTCGATCGAAGTGCGTAACGTCAGCAAGAATTTCAATGCGTTCAAGGCGCTGGACAACATCAGCCTGGACATCCACAGCGGTGAGCTGGTCGCGTTGCTCGGTCCGTCGGGCTGCGGCAAAACCACCTTGCTGCGCATTATTGCCGGTCTGGAAACCCCGGATCAGGGCAACATCGTCTTTCACGGTGAAGACGTCTCTGGCCACGACGTGCGTGATCGCAACGTCGGTTTCGTGTTCCAGCACTACGCGCTGTTCCGCCACATGACGGTGTTCGACAACGTCGCGTTCGGCCTGCGCATGAAACCGAAAAACCAGCGCCCGAGCGAAAGCCAGATCGCGGTCAAGGTCCACGAACTGCTGAACATGGTGCAACTGGACTGGCTGTCGGATCGCTACCCGGAGCAATTGTCCGGCGGCCAGCGTCAGCGTATCGCCCTGGCTCGCGCCTTGGCGGTGGAACCGAAAGTGCTGCTGCTCGACGAGCCGTTCGGCGCCCTCGACGCCAAAGTCCGTAAAGAGCTGCGCCGCTGGCTCGCGCGTCTGCACGAAGACATCAACCTGACCTCGGTATTCGTGACCCACGACCAGGAAGAGGCGATGGAAGTCGCTGACCGCATCGTGGTGATGAACAAGGGTGTGATCGAGCAGATCGGCTCACCGGGCGACGTCTACGAAAACCCGGCCAGTGATTTCGTTTATCACTTCCTCGGCGACTCGAACCGCTTGCTGCTCAGTGACGACAACCACGTGCTGTTCCGCCCGCACGAAGTGTCGTTGTCCAAACATGAGCTGGAAGATCACCACGCCGCTGAAGTGCGCGATATCCGCCCGTTGGGCGCAACCACGCGGGTGACGTTGAAGGTGGAAGGGCAGACGGATCTGATCGAGGCTGAAGTGGTGAAAGACCATGACAGCCTGATCGGTCTGGCCAAGGGTGAAACGCTGTTCTTCAAACCGAAGGTCTGGCAGAAAGTCGCCAGCCTTTAAGATCAAAAGCTTCGCGAGCAGGCTCGCTCCCACCTTTGGAATGCATTCCATTGTGGGAGCGGGCTTGCTCGCGAAAGCGGTCTACACGGCTGCACGATTCGGATTGACCCGCACCACACCCGCCCGCGCCTCGATCTGCTCTTTCAACTCATGGCGCATGCCGAGCAGGAAGGCCACTTCCGCCACCACAAACAGCGGCCCGACGATCAGCCCGCTCACGTCATCGACAAACGCCGGTTTGCGCCCCTCGTAGTGGTGCCCGACAAACTGGATTACCCAGCCAATCACAAACATCGCCAGACCGCTGCTCAGCCAGACCGTGGTGCTCT from Pseudomonas sp. P8_229 encodes:
- a CDS encoding sulfate ABC transporter substrate-binding protein yields the protein MSSIRRYALAALASAVFAGSAVAKDYELLNVSYDPTRELYQDYNAEFIKFWQQDHAGDTVKIQQSHGGSGKQGRAVIDGLRADVVTLALAGDIDEIAKLGKTLPADWQKRLPDASTPYTSTIVFLVRKGNPKGIKDWGDLVKNDVSVITPNPKTSGGARWNFLAAWAYGLKANGGSEEKAKEYVQTLFKHVPVLDTGARGSTITFVNNGQGDVLLAWENEAFLALKEEGGADKFDIVVPSLSILAEPPVAVVDKNAEKKGNEQIAEAYLKHLYSPAGQEIAAKNFYRPRDKDVAAKYAQQFPKLELVTIDKDFGGWKSAQPKFFNDGGVFDQIYQAQ
- the oscA gene encoding sulfur starvation response protein OscA; this encodes MSASLRSVDGQDETTILREIQSALRDLRFGAVEITVHNAQVVQIERKEKFRLQQPGNKPS
- the cysW gene encoding sulfate ABC transporter permease subunit CysW, with product MSQSSIAAASSANAARRGSATSRRVLIGLGWLIFFLFLLLPLFIVVSQGLKNGLGAFFTAIFEPDALSALKLTVFAVLISVPLNLVFGVSAAWCVSKYSFRGKSMLVTLIDLPFSVSPVIAGLVYVLMFGAQGLFGPWLQDHDIQIVFALPGIVLATIFVTVPFVARELIPLMQEQGTQEEEAARLLGANGWQMFWHVTVPNIKWGLIYGVVLCTARAMGEFGAVSVVSGHIRGVTNTLPLHVEILYNEYNHVAAFAVASLLLILALFILLLKQWSENRINRLRASAAEE
- the dibA gene encoding phosphodiesterase DibA, which encodes MSATYRDALRAALLYLVLAAAWLQGTGYLLNNFFDESVDQLRWQLINGYVWAALSAGLIFLARVRLCEFLGIGARLRERQADRERLRQAAAVFDCTREGVLVTNREGLIVHVNRAFMEITGYQREEVLGHQPSLFKSGHHPPGFYQAMFATLQAHGEWSGEIWNRRKGGEIYPQWQTIRVIHDDQDRLSHYVAVFSDISAIKDSEHELKHLAHHDPLTDLPNRLLFSDRAEQALASAQIHKRGCALLMIDLDHFKMINDSLGHNVGDCLLKAVAARLQDLFGPGITLARLGGDEFAVLAESCPQLVQAAALAQRILDALKEPFGIDRHELFINASIGISLFPSDALSADQLLRNADAALFKAKSSGRNGYALYTEELTAHAQQRVEIAFELRRALEQQELRVYYQPVHDLSTRRLIGVEALVRWQHPQRGLVSPAEFIPIAERTGLIAEIDAWVMRQACSQMCRWQQAGIVLSFVAVNVSSRLFARRELYQQVAQVLHETGLDPACLELEVTESAVMDDPEVALEQMHRLRELGIRLAIDDFGTGYSSLLRLKRLPVQKLKIDQGFVAGLPSDEDDVAIVRVIIALARSMGMQVHAEGIEQAEQAAFLLDQECDLGQGYWFGRPVPAGDIDWAKAPVIG
- a CDS encoding sulfate/molybdate ABC transporter ATP-binding protein; protein product: MSIEVRNVSKNFNAFKALDNISLDIHSGELVALLGPSGCGKTTLLRIIAGLETPDQGNIVFHGEDVSGHDVRDRNVGFVFQHYALFRHMTVFDNVAFGLRMKPKNQRPSESQIAVKVHELLNMVQLDWLSDRYPEQLSGGQRQRIALARALAVEPKVLLLDEPFGALDAKVRKELRRWLARLHEDINLTSVFVTHDQEEAMEVADRIVVMNKGVIEQIGSPGDVYENPASDFVYHFLGDSNRLLLSDDNHVLFRPHEVSLSKHELEDHHAAEVRDIRPLGATTRVTLKVEGQTDLIEAEVVKDHDSLIGLAKGETLFFKPKVWQKVASL
- the cysT gene encoding sulfate ABC transporter permease subunit CysT translates to MSRRISPVIPGFGLTLGYTLVYLSLIVLIPLAAMFVHAAQLTWDQFWTIISAPRVLAALKLSFGTALCAAIINGIIGTLLAWVLVRYTFPGRKVIDAMIDLPFALPTAVAGIALTALYTPTGLVGQFAADLGFKIAYTPLGITLALTFVTLPFVVRTVQPVLADIPREVEEAAACLGAKPLQVFRHILLPALLPAWLTGFALAFARGVGEYGSVIFIAGNMPMKTEILPLLIMVKLDQYDYTGATSIGVLMLVVSFVLLLLINLLQRRIETP